The genomic region CAGAGAGCGTAGCGTCCAGCTGTTTGGCGTAGCGGGATGTGCGGCTGTCAAGTATCACCGCCATGCCTCTGTCCGTCTCCGTCCTTATCAGACGCCCTATCGCCTGCTTCATCTTCCTCATAGCCGGGACTTCGCTGCAATAGAGCCACCCTTTGCCGTCGCCGTACCTTTGATCGTACATCGCCGACATCGCCTGCATCTCCGGGGATGGCGGCGGGAACGGTATCCCAACGATAACGGCGAAGCAAAGCTCGTCTCCGGGGAAATCTATCCCTTCAGCAACAGAACCTCCCATGACTGAGAAGAACACGCCGTCCCTTCCCGCGCGGAATTGGGCGAGATTATCCATGGTTTTTCTGAGGTTCTTGGATTCCTCCCAGTACAGTGCTTTGTCGATATGAGTCTCCAAATAGGGGCGCATCAGCCTCATGTTGTTGTATGAGGTGAAGAAAACGAGAGTGTTCTTGTCCACTGACGCGCATAGATTGACGATGTATCTTTCGATGCGGTTCTGCATCCCCGGATCCGCTTTCATATCGGCCTGTCTGGTGGTTACGTCGCCGACATAGATCACTTTCCTGTTTTCGGCCGGGAATGGCGACGGATAGGTGCGGCACCTTGTGGTCTCCGGAAGCCCCAGAACCCTGGCGTACTGGTTGAGAGGCTGAAGGGTCCCGGACATATGTATCGATCCTGGGACGCTCCTGAGGAACAGGGATATCTCCGTGGGATCGATGCAGGCCGCGCTGAGATATTCTCCGTTCTGATCGATCTTCATCGTCCTCACGAACCTTCTGGATGATGCGGAGCACCAATTCTGGAGGGCATGCCCGAGCATCTCCAATTCGGAGAGCCTGGTCTCGCCCTTTTCCATCAGATACTGGCTCCTTTCTTCGCCCACTTCCGCGATGATGTCGATGCACGTGATGAAATCCCCGCGTTCCATTCCGAACTTGGCCATCATCCTTTCCTCGATGAAATCGCCGTCAAAGACGTACTCTCTCTGTCCCAGGCCGATCTTCTCATTGGCCACCGCCCTCATGCTGTTCTTGAAATAGCCGATGAAATCCGCCATCCTGATGCCGGGGGCTACGTCGGCGCCTTTCATGGAATTGCATTCGTCGATCGCGGAATCGACCAATCTGGAATTGATCTCGAAGCTCTCTTCGCTGCGGGCGGAATCGATGAAGTTGTGCGCCTCATCGATGATCAGAACGACTCCGGTGGCATCACCTGCGGTATTGAGGTTCGCAAGGAGATTGTTCCTGATATCCCTTGAAAGGATGTGCACATAAGGGACAGCGATGACGTCCATTTTGCGCATCAGCGATTTTTTCGCTTCGTATGGGCAAGCCCCCAGCTTCTCGCAGTATCTGTCAAGAGTTTCG from Candidatus Methanomethylophilaceae archaeon harbors:
- a CDS encoding ATP-dependent DNA helicase, translating into MQGLFCKRCKSLLPPGSAKCRSCGAPVDASSTSSQTCLFDAMGKSRPDNPTKTMEVEGAPYMPYEPRGCQMAIIEDIRNALNEGRHIVMESGTGTGKTIVSLAAALEHSKDRGKKIVYLTRTISQSDQVMRELKAIGTIRQVSGIAVTGRNKSCPLYRGSPGFESITPNVLSMMCDERKQKSAKGQAGGCRYFDRVKTELQNIEDFCKKDFPSSETLDRYCEKLGACPYEAKKSLMRKMDVIAVPYVHILSRDIRNNLLANLNTAGDATGVVLIIDEAHNFIDSARSEESFEINSRLVDSAIDECNSMKGADVAPGIRMADFIGYFKNSMRAVANEKIGLGQREYVFDGDFIEERMMAKFGMERGDFITCIDIIAEVGEERSQYLMEKGETRLSELEMLGHALQNWCSASSRRFVRTMKIDQNGEYLSAACIDPTEISLFLRSVPGSIHMSGTLQPLNQYARVLGLPETTRCRTYPSPFPAENRKVIYVGDVTTRQADMKADPGMQNRIERYIVNLCASVDKNTLVFFTSYNNMRLMRPYLETHIDKALYWEESKNLRKTMDNLAQFRAGRDGVFFSVMGGSVAEGIDFPGDELCFAVIVGIPFPPPSPEMQAMSAMYDQRYGDGKGWLYCSEVPAMRKMKQAIGRLIRTETDRGMAVILDSRTSRYAKQLDATLSADPAGDAAKFFIRR